In Methanocaldococcus sp. FS406-22, the genomic stretch AATAGCAGAAATACTTTGGTTGAAGATGTTGAAGACAAAGAATTTGATAGCATATTTAGAATTTATCCCAATGGAATAAAAGCAAAACAATACGTTGGATTTGTAGCAGTTGATAATAAAGTTATTCAAGTCCTACCAAAAGTTTTCCAATATTGTAACTATGAAAATAAAGATAAAATACTTGCCTTTATAAAAATGATGAACTTTGCATACGATTTAAATATCAAAGAGCAAGAATTAGCAAAAGTTAAAGATATTGCTTCAACTCCAGTAATTTATGAGATTTTTATCTATCTCTTTGCCTATTCTCTATTAAATGAAATTAAAAGAGGATTTTATAAATCTTATATAAAAGTTAGAGAAGAGAAAAAATTCCTAAAGGGAAAATTGCTGATAGATAAGCAAATAAGAAAACTACCACATCAAAGGCATAAATTTTCAATAGAATATCATGAATTCACTGAAAACAACCTTTTAAATCAAATATTTTACTACACAACATATATTTCATTGAAAAAGACAAAATGGAGAGAGAATAAAAAGCTTCTTAGTGAGTTAATGTTAATCTTTGAGGGCATTAACCTAAGAAAGATAACTATCCATGATTTTAAGAGGGTGCATTTTACTCGGCTAAATGAAAGGTTTAAAAAGCCATTCAATTTGGCTAAAATTATCTTATCAGCATTTGGAGAGATTGATGGAGAAGATGCTATTGGATTCTTTGTAGATATGAATGATTTATTTGAAAAATTTATTTGCTCAATATTATCAAAGAGTTTAGGCTTTGAAATAAAATATCAAAGCAAATTTAAGTTGTTTAAGGAAGTAAAAGGGATAAAAAATATTGAACAAAAACCAGATTATGTTGTTTATAAAGATAACAAGCCAGTATTAGTTTTAGATGCAAAATATACTGAAATTAATAGAGAATATGAAAAACCAAAACTACCTTCCGATATGTTAAGGCAAATCTATACCTATGCAAAATACTACACTTTAAAATGCAATTATAAGATTAGATCAGTTTTAATATTCCCAAAATCTAAAAAATACAATGATTTTAATAGTAAAGCAATAATTGGAGAGGCAACATTCTTTGATAATGAAATAAATCTATATGTATTGACCTATAACCTTAAAAAGCTGATTGAAGGAGACGGAATTGATGAAGAGTTTATAAATTGCATTAAAAAATTAACTGAAAATAAAGGGGAGGGCTTAGAATGAAAATAACCATTTATGATGGAGCTGACACTATAGGAGGAAATAAAATCCACATAGAAGAGAATGGCAATGGATTATTCTTAGATTTTGGGATGAACTTTGTCAAATATTCAAAATACTATGAAGAATACCTTAGTGAAAGACCTGCAAGAGGCATCTATGACCTATGGCATCTCAACTTAATACCAAAACTAAACATTTATAGAGCTGATTTAATCCCAAAGGATTTAAATATAGCTCAATATCCAAAAATTCCTATTAATGCTGTTCTAATAAGCCATGCACATCTCGACCATGTTGGAAATATAGCAATCCTCAATGAAAAAATTCCAATAGTTGCATCTCCAATCACAATAACAATCTTAAAGGCATTAAGAGATACTTCAATCAGCAACCACTTAGGAATGGATTTACCATACTACAGCATTAAAAAACAGAAAGAAAATGGCTATGTCCTTGAATCAGATAGAAAATCACCATATCTTTCAAGAAAAGTTATTTTGACAGAAGATAACAATAAAGTTGAGGATTTTATCTTCTACAGACCCAGGCAGAATTCATCTTCAAGGGTAAAAAAGATTGAGAAGAATGATATTAAAACCCTCAGCGAAGAAGATTTAGGCTTTGAAATTAAAGCATTTAACATAGATCACTCAATCTATGGTGCTGTTGGTTATATTGTTGAAGGAGATACTGTTTTAGCATACACTGGAGATTTCAGATGCCATGGAAAGAACAAAAATGAAACAAAAAAGTTTATTAAAGAGGCAAAGAATGCAAGCATCTTAATTACTGAAGGAACAAGAGTCAATAGAGATAACGATACAAATATCACTGAAGAAGACGTTTATAACAATGCATTAAAGATTGTTGAAAATGCTAAGGGGTTGGTTATTGCCGATTTCTCACCAAGAAACTTTGAGAGATTAGAGATATTTAAAGAAATAGCTAAAAGAACTGGTAGAGAGCTAATTATAACTACAAAAGATGCGTATTTCTTAAATGCCCTAAAAGATGTTGCGGGCATTGATATAATTGATGAACATATAAAAATCTATAAAAATCTTAGAAGCACACAGCAAAAATGGGAGGAAGAGATATACAATTTATATGAAAGCCATTTTATCTCCCCATTTGAGATTAGAAATAACCAAGAAAATTACATTTTATGCTTCTCATTCTATGATATGCCTCATTTATTGGATGTCAATCCAAATGGTGGGGTTTATATTTATTCATCAAGTGAGGCGTTTGGAGAGGAGCAAGAATTCAGCTTCCTAAGATTATGGTACTGGCTTAAACACTTTGGCTTTGAGATTTATGGTTTTAGAGTTAATGAGTATGGAAAGCCAGTCTTTGATAAATCCCTACATACTTCTGGGCATATTTCAAAAGAAGGGCTAAGAAAAGTTATAGAAAAGATTGACCCAAATTACATTATCCCAGTTCATACAGAAAACCCAGAGTTGTTTAAATGGGCTTTTGGAGATGACGTTCTATTACTAAAAAATGGGGAAAGTTTAAAATTGTAAATAAAAATTTTCATAACAAATCTCTTAAAATTCTAAATCCTAATCCAATATTTAATGACTTTAAAACCTTTAATGCCAAAGATGCCTGTCTATCCATATCTCCATGCTTGTTTATGTAGTCAATTAAATCACTTCTTGCCAACTTTCCAATAAGCTCATCTAAAGTGTCATTTCCTAATTTTAAAAACAATTTCCTAACTAATAATCCATTCTTTATCTCATTTCCGAAACTCTCTTTCCATTTTTTATCATAGAGTGCCAAACTATTTATCTCTCCATTTAAATATTTGCTGATAACCTCTCCAGCTATCTTTCCTCCAATCGCACCAAAATACAGCCCTCCCCCACTTAGGGGCTTTATATGACAAGCGGCATCTCCAACAAGCAGAACGTTATCTTTAAAGGCTTTATCTAAATAACCAATTGGCAAAGAACCAGTAGAAAATTCTGTTATTATAGCATTTTTTAAAATTTCCTTTGCTATCTCATGTTCAGTTATAAATTTCATGAGTTTGTTGTAGCAGTTGCCTTTATCTATTAAACCAACCCTAACCCTATCCTTCCCCATTGGAATAATCCAAGTAAAAAATCTCTCTGAATATCTTCTATCTAAAAAGATATATACAAAGTCATCATCTACCTCAGCATTAACCATTTCAAACTGACAGCTTGACAAAATCTCCCTATTTTTGTTATTTACCAATCCCAATCTTTTACCAGTTATTGTTTTAGCACCATCAGCTCCAACAATAACTTTTGGTTTTAGAACTATATTTTCACCAAGATGAGTTATTTTAACTTTATAGCCGTCTTTATCTTTCTCAATTTCTCCATAAGCCTTTAACAAAAAATCACATTTTTTTGCTGCCCTAATGGCTATATCCTTATCCATAACCTTTCTTTCAAAAACATAAGCCCTAACTTTTTCATTCCCAATCTTTACCATATTGTTTTTTGTAAATATATAAGCCCCTCTAATCTTATTAACTACTCCTTTAGGATTTCCAAGCTCTTTAACTCCATTTTTGCTAATTAAGCCAGCACATTGTAAAGGGACTCCAATGCTCTGATGCTCTTCAACAATCAAAACCCTACCATTTTTTATATATTCTCCCGTTATACAACCAACTGGCCCCCCTCCAATAATTACAACATCATAATCGTTGCTATTCATTTCCTCACCAACGGAAAGATTTATATACTTTCTAAATGTAAAGTTAATGCCTGTATATTTGGATATCCAAGATTAAAGAATTGGTGAAATTATGGATACAGCGTTATTTCTTGGTTATTTGTCAATTCTTTTTGCTGGAGGTGCCATAATAGCAAAGATTGCTAAAAAGATTGGCATTCCAGATATCCCTCTCTTGTTGATATTTGGGCTCATACTATCTATATTTAACGTTATACCAAAAAATATTGTTGAAAGTTCTTTTGATTTTATTGGAAACTTTGGGTTGATAATTTTACTGTTTATTGGTTCTTTTGAGATGGAATGGAGTGTTATGAAGAGAGTATTGGATGTTATTGTAAAGCTCGATATATTAGCTTTATTAATTGTTTGGGTTATTTCAGGAATCGTATTTAACTTTGTGTTCCATCTACCAATTTTATCATTAATTGGTTTGCTATTTGGAGCTATCGTTTCTGCTACTGACCCAGCTACTTTAATACCAATATTCTCTAAGATGGACATAGACCCTGAGGTTGCAATAACTTTAGAAGCTGAAAGTGTATTTAATGACCCATTAGGTATTGTTGTAACATTAATATCTTTATCACCTCTAGGATTGGCTAAAGCAGAAAATCCTTTACTTGAGTTTATTTCACTGGCTGTTGGTGGAATTATACTTGGACTAATTGCTGGTAAATTCTATGAATGCATTATATCAAAAATCAGGTTTGAAGATTATATTGCTCCATTTACATTGGGATTGGCTATTGCTTTTTGGTATTTTGGTGAAAGTATCTTCCCATCAATAACTGGATATGAAATCAGCGGGTTCATGGCTGTAGCTATAATGGGGCTTTATATTGGTAATGTTATAGTACATAAAGAAGAACATAAAGAAGACATGGAAAAAGTTGCAATATTCTTTGATGAGGTATCAATATTTATTAGAATATTAATCTTCGTATTACTAGGAGCCAGCATTTCAATTCCATTATTAGAAAAATATGCTGTCCCTGCATTTATATGTGCATTAGGTTCTATACTTTTGGCAAGACCCGTTGGTGTTTTGATAGCTACAGCTATTCCACCAATCAGACCACTTGCTGAAAGGATATATTTAGCGTTAGAGGGGCCGAGAGGTGTTGTTCCAGCAACATTGGCGGCAATGGTTTATACTGAAATCATAAAACATCCAAATATAGTCCCAAAAGATATAGCAGCTTTAATGCCTCCAACAGAACTTGCTGGAACTATATTAGTAGCAACCTTTATGACAATAATAGTTAGTGTTATCTTAGAGGCATCATGGGCAAAACCATTGGCAAATATATTATTGAAAAAAAAGAACGTCTCAAGTTCCCAATAAATTTTTTCTAAATTTTTTTCTATTTTTAACCTAAAATTATCTAAAAGGGATATATTTGTGAAATTATGATTTATATAGTTGGAATTGGCCCAGGAGATAAAGAGTATTTAACCTTAAAGGCAATAAAAATCGTTGAAAATGCTGATTTAGTTGTTGGTAGTAAGAGGGCTTTAGAATTATTCAATATAGAAGATAGCAAAAAAATAATCCTAACAAAAAATTTAATTGATGAGTTAAAGGAGATAATAAAAAAAGATGAAAACATAAAAAATAAAAAGGTTGCCATATTATCAACCGGAGATCCATGTTTTAGCGGGCTATTAAAAACTCTATTAAAGATTGGAGCTAAAAAGGAAGATATTGAAGTTATCTCTGGTATTTCATCTATACAAATAGCAGCTGCAAAATTAAAAATCTCCTGGGAGGATTATTATATAATAACCCTACATGGAAAAGAAGAAAATAGGAAAAAGCTTTTAAATTTAATAAAAAGTCATGAAAAAGTCATCTTTTTACCAAACAATTTAAAGGAGGATGCAAAGTTTTTAATAGATAATGGCATAAATCCAGACGCAAAAATCTGGGTTTTGGAGAATCTAACTTACAAAAATGAGAAAATTAGTTTAAAATCTTTAAAAGAGATAGTCAAAGAAGATTTTTCCTACCTAACAGTTTGTGTTTATACTGGAGAAAACGATTAAAAAGACAATAGAGTTTAACTTTGTGGAAACATCTAAAAGCTTAACATCCTTTTCCTAAAAGGTTGAGGAGGAGAATATGATTAGAGAGCTGTTATTAATAGGAGTTGGGGGATTTTTTGGAGCTATTTTTAGATATTTAATCAGTGGGATTGTTCCAGTAAAATTTGGCATACCAACTGGAACATTAATAGTTAATTTAATAGGCAGTTTTATCTTAGGGTTTTTATTATATTGCTCTTTATTTGCTCCAATACCAACTGAATATAAGCTACTTATTGGAACTGGTTTTTGTGGAGCTTTAACAACATTTTCCACATTTTCTTATGAAACCTTTGTGTTAGTTGATGAGGGGTTGTTATTTAAAGCCCTACTAAATATATTAATCAATGTAGTTGGTTGTTTAGTTATGGTTTATTTTGGTAGGGTTTTGGCTTTAGCTATATTTAGGTAGGGTGGAATCGATGATAAAAGCAAAGATTCTAAAGATTTATTTGAAAGAAGGAGACAAATTTAAAGGAGAATTAATGTATAAATACATTATGAAAATACTAAAGAGGGAGAAAATTAGTGGAGCTACTGTTTATAAAGGAATATGTGGTTATGGGGTTAGAGGAATAGCTGAGTTTGATATATTTCGGTTATCTGTAAATCTCCCGGTGATTATTGAATGTGTTGATATTGAAGAAAATATAAATAGGGTTTTACCTAAGTTATATGAAGTCATAAAAAATAATGGGTTGATAGTAATAACTGATTGCTATGTGTATAAAGGTGAAACTCATGAGTAACGCATTAGAAAAAATAAGTAATTTCTTTAAAGAGAGAAATTGGATAAAAATCCTTTTAATAGTTTTAATGCTCATGTTTATGAGTTTTCAGTTAAGGGCTCAGACAGCAGATATGAAATTTGCCCAAAATAATGAATTTTTAAAGAAAATGTTTTCAGATGAACATGGAAGGATGTATCTCCTTGCTATTGATCCTTACTACTACTTAAGGTTGAGTGAAAATCTCTACGACCATGGGTACTGTGGAGACACAATAAAGATTATTAATGGGAAAGAAGTGCCTTATGATTTGTATCAATATGCTCCTCCAGGACATCCAATACCTTGGGAGCCACCAGTTATCTGTTTGGCAACACTAGCTATTTACTATATATGGCATTCTATTGATGCAACTGTAATCATTATGAACGCTGCCTTCTGGGTTCCAGCAGTTTTGGGGATGTTGTTAGGAATACCAATCTACTTCATAGTTAGGAGGGTTACAAATAGCAACATCGGAGGAATAGTAGGGGCTATAGCCATAATATCTGCTCCTGCTTTATTATACAAAACATGTGCTGGATTTGCAGATACTCCAATATTTGAAATTCTACCAATACTCTTTATAGTCTGGTTTATCCTTGAGGCAATACATAGCCAGGAAAAAACAGCTTTATTTAAAAAAGATTTAAAAAATCCAATATCTTTATTTGTAATAGCTGCATTAATAATTGAGTTAATATTTGGGATTTATCTGAATATAGCTTCAGGAGAAAGCATAGTCATCGCCTCAGTATTCTTTTATGCCATCTCCTTAGCGTTTGTTTTGGCAGGTTTAGTAATAGCAGGAATTAAGAAATTAAAAGGTAAAGATGTAGAGTTTGAATTATTTGCTCTATTGGCAGTGATATTAACAGCCGTAGCTCCAAAAATGTGGGGGGCTTGGTGGTATGGATTCGATGTAATTACTGGTTTCTTGATAACCTATATTATTGCCTTAGCACTGCTAAAATCACAGGTAAAGATTAAAGAGTTCATTGATATCGGAAACTTCAAAAATGTTGTTTGTTTATCAATATTTTACATTCTTGGGTCAATTATATTATTAACAGCAATATATGGAGTAGGGACAGCAATTTCACCAATTACCTCACCTTTAGGGTATAATAAAATACTTTCAAGTTACACCCTAACAACTGGTTGGCCAAATGTCTATACAACAGTTGCAGAACTTGCAAAGCCGAGCTCATGGGGAGATATATTTACAAACGCTATTGGTTCAAATACAATAGCAATTGTTGGGATACTTGGAATAGTTTTATCATTCCTATCTTTAAGACATGAAAAAATTAAGTTTGATATAAAATACGCCATATTATTAGCTATTTGGTTAGTAGTAACTTTATATGCTGCAACAAAAGGGATTAGATTTGCATCTTTAGCAACCCCTCCATTAGCAATTGGTTTGGGAATATTTGTTGGGCAGTTGGATAGGGTCTTAAAAATGAAAAACGATACTGCAATAGTCGGAATAGGTATTCCTGCCGGGCTATTTGGATTACTGATGCTTTCAAAATACTCTGCAAAAATCTCCCAAATATTGCTACCAACAACTTATGTTCCAGCAATTGCCTATGGATTTTTAATTGTCTTAGCTTTATTAGCCATTTACAAAATATCTGACATAATCTCAACAATAAATGATAAAAAAGAAACAATAATAAAGATATCTGCCTTACTGCTTTGTATTGGAGTTATTATCCCTCCATTATCTGCTGTAGTTCCATTTTCTGCTGCTCCAACATTCAATAATGGGTGGAAAGCTGGTTTAGATTGGATAAAAGAAACTGCTCCAAAAAATGCGGTTATAACTTGCTGGTGGGATAACGGGCACATCTATACATATGAGGCAAGGAGAATGGTTACATTTGATGGTGGTAGCCAAAACACTCCAAGAGCTTACTGGGTAGGAAGGATTTTCGCCACATCAAACGAAAATCTGGCTATTGGAATAATTAGAATGTTAGCAACAAGTGGAGATGAAGCATTTGAAAAAGGTAGCGTTTTAATGAACTTTACACATAACAATGTATCAGAAACTGTTAAGATATTGAATGAGATTTTGCCAGTAAATAGAAGTACAGCTTATGAAATATTAACTAAGAAATATGGTTTAAGTGATAAAGAGGCAGAATTAGTTTTAAATGCAACACATCCAGAGCATCCAAATCCAGACTATCTAATAACTTACAACAGAATGACAGATATTGCCCCAGTTTGGAGTATGTTTGGATTCTGGAACTTCTCTCTCCCACCAAACACACCAGACAAAAAAAGAGAAAAAGGAGCGTTCTTTAAAGGAACTTCATATTACTTAGGAAATGGCACAATCTTGACTAATGTGAATGTATATGGATATAGTTACGTTACATTGATAAATAATACAAATATCTCTACATATATTGTTCAAAAAATAAACGGTCAAACAAAGATTATAGGCACATTTAAGATACATAAGTTATATATAAAGACACCTTCAGGAGTCAGAGAAATAGTATTAAACAAAGATGGACAGTTGTCAGAGTTTATTAGACTGAACGCTAATGGA encodes the following:
- a CDS encoding DUF190 domain-containing protein, with translation MIKAKILKIYLKEGDKFKGELMYKYIMKILKREKISGATVYKGICGYGVRGIAEFDIFRLSVNLPVIIECVDIEENINRVLPKLYEVIKNNGLIVITDCYVYKGETHE
- a CDS encoding cobalt-precorrin-7 (C(5))-methyltransferase, with translation MIYIVGIGPGDKEYLTLKAIKIVENADLVVGSKRALELFNIEDSKKIILTKNLIDELKEIIKKDENIKNKKVAILSTGDPCFSGLLKTLLKIGAKKEDIEVISGISSIQIAAAKLKISWEDYYIITLHGKEENRKKLLNLIKSHEKVIFLPNNLKEDAKFLIDNGINPDAKIWVLENLTYKNEKISLKSLKEIVKEDFSYLTVCVYTGEND
- a CDS encoding STT3 domain-containing protein; translation: MSNALEKISNFFKERNWIKILLIVLMLMFMSFQLRAQTADMKFAQNNEFLKKMFSDEHGRMYLLAIDPYYYLRLSENLYDHGYCGDTIKIINGKEVPYDLYQYAPPGHPIPWEPPVICLATLAIYYIWHSIDATVIIMNAAFWVPAVLGMLLGIPIYFIVRRVTNSNIGGIVGAIAIISAPALLYKTCAGFADTPIFEILPILFIVWFILEAIHSQEKTALFKKDLKNPISLFVIAALIIELIFGIYLNIASGESIVIASVFFYAISLAFVLAGLVIAGIKKLKGKDVEFELFALLAVILTAVAPKMWGAWWYGFDVITGFLITYIIALALLKSQVKIKEFIDIGNFKNVVCLSIFYILGSIILLTAIYGVGTAISPITSPLGYNKILSSYTLTTGWPNVYTTVAELAKPSSWGDIFTNAIGSNTIAIVGILGIVLSFLSLRHEKIKFDIKYAILLAIWLVVTLYAATKGIRFASLATPPLAIGLGIFVGQLDRVLKMKNDTAIVGIGIPAGLFGLLMLSKYSAKISQILLPTTYVPAIAYGFLIVLALLAIYKISDIISTINDKKETIIKISALLLCIGVIIPPLSAVVPFSAAPTFNNGWKAGLDWIKETAPKNAVITCWWDNGHIYTYEARRMVTFDGGSQNTPRAYWVGRIFATSNENLAIGIIRMLATSGDEAFEKGSVLMNFTHNNVSETVKILNEILPVNRSTAYEILTKKYGLSDKEAELVLNATHPEHPNPDYLITYNRMTDIAPVWSMFGFWNFSLPPNTPDKKREKGAFFKGTSYYLGNGTILTNVNVYGYSYVTLINNTNISTYIVQKINGQTKIIGTFKIHKLYIKTPSGVREIVLNKDGQLSEFIRLNANGEGYAWLSTRNLEDSIYARLHFLDGYGLKHIKLVKATIDPTDFGVQPGFKIYKVDYGTDYLK
- the crcB gene encoding fluoride efflux transporter CrcB; the encoded protein is MIRELLLIGVGGFFGAIFRYLISGIVPVKFGIPTGTLIVNLIGSFILGFLLYCSLFAPIPTEYKLLIGTGFCGALTTFSTFSYETFVLVDEGLLFKALLNILINVVGCLVMVYFGRVLALAIFR
- a CDS encoding sodium:proton antiporter, which produces MDTALFLGYLSILFAGGAIIAKIAKKIGIPDIPLLLIFGLILSIFNVIPKNIVESSFDFIGNFGLIILLFIGSFEMEWSVMKRVLDVIVKLDILALLIVWVISGIVFNFVFHLPILSLIGLLFGAIVSATDPATLIPIFSKMDIDPEVAITLEAESVFNDPLGIVVTLISLSPLGLAKAENPLLEFISLAVGGIILGLIAGKFYECIISKIRFEDYIAPFTLGLAIAFWYFGESIFPSITGYEISGFMAVAIMGLYIGNVIVHKEEHKEDMEKVAIFFDEVSIFIRILIFVLLGASISIPLLEKYAVPAFICALGSILLARPVGVLIATAIPPIRPLAERIYLALEGPRGVVPATLAAMVYTEIIKHPNIVPKDIAALMPPTELAGTILVATFMTIIVSVILEASWAKPLANILLKKKNVSSSQ
- a CDS encoding McrC family protein — encoded protein: MTNLITFYEHQLIKFGDKELSKLNLGENEIIELFKTINSRNTLVEDVEDKEFDSIFRIYPNGIKAKQYVGFVAVDNKVIQVLPKVFQYCNYENKDKILAFIKMMNFAYDLNIKEQELAKVKDIASTPVIYEIFIYLFAYSLLNEIKRGFYKSYIKVREEKKFLKGKLLIDKQIRKLPHQRHKFSIEYHEFTENNLLNQIFYYTTYISLKKTKWRENKKLLSELMLIFEGINLRKITIHDFKRVHFTRLNERFKKPFNLAKIILSAFGEIDGEDAIGFFVDMNDLFEKFICSILSKSLGFEIKYQSKFKLFKEVKGIKNIEQKPDYVVYKDNKPVLVLDAKYTEINREYEKPKLPSDMLRQIYTYAKYYTLKCNYKIRSVLIFPKSKKYNDFNSKAIIGEATFFDNEINLYVLTYNLKKLIEGDGIDEEFINCIKKLTENKGEGLE
- a CDS encoding MBL fold metallo-hydrolase — its product is MKITIYDGADTIGGNKIHIEENGNGLFLDFGMNFVKYSKYYEEYLSERPARGIYDLWHLNLIPKLNIYRADLIPKDLNIAQYPKIPINAVLISHAHLDHVGNIAILNEKIPIVASPITITILKALRDTSISNHLGMDLPYYSIKKQKENGYVLESDRKSPYLSRKVILTEDNNKVEDFIFYRPRQNSSSRVKKIEKNDIKTLSEEDLGFEIKAFNIDHSIYGAVGYIVEGDTVLAYTGDFRCHGKNKNETKKFIKEAKNASILITEGTRVNRDNDTNITEEDVYNNALKIVENAKGLVIADFSPRNFERLEIFKEIAKRTGRELIITTKDAYFLNALKDVAGIDIIDEHIKIYKNLRSTQQKWEEEIYNLYESHFISPFEIRNNQENYILCFSFYDMPHLLDVNPNGGVYIYSSSEAFGEEQEFSFLRLWYWLKHFGFEIYGFRVNEYGKPVFDKSLHTSGHISKEGLRKVIEKIDPNYIIPVHTENPELFKWAFGDDVLLLKNGESLKL
- a CDS encoding geranylgeranyl reductase family protein; the protein is MNSNDYDVVIIGGGPVGCITGEYIKNGRVLIVEEHQSIGVPLQCAGLISKNGVKELGNPKGVVNKIRGAYIFTKNNMVKIGNEKVRAYVFERKVMDKDIAIRAAKKCDFLLKAYGEIEKDKDGYKVKITHLGENIVLKPKVIVGADGAKTITGKRLGLVNNKNREILSSCQFEMVNAEVDDDFVYIFLDRRYSERFFTWIIPMGKDRVRVGLIDKGNCYNKLMKFITEHEIAKEILKNAIITEFSTGSLPIGYLDKAFKDNVLLVGDAACHIKPLSGGGLYFGAIGGKIAGEVISKYLNGEINSLALYDKKWKESFGNEIKNGLLVRKLFLKLGNDTLDELIGKLARSDLIDYINKHGDMDRQASLALKVLKSLNIGLGFRILRDLL